A region of Thermococcus sp. DNA encodes the following proteins:
- a CDS encoding alanine--glyoxylate aminotransferase family protein: MELKFNMTHEEAYREVYELVKPKYRLFTAGPVACFPEVLAIMSVQMFSHRSAEAKEVHVDTLNRLKAFLEADNGEIILFPSSGTGFMEAAVRNTAPRGEKVLVTVIGAFGKRFAEVVEANGREAVILSKEPGYAIKPEELDEALRKNPDVAAVTITYNETSTGVLNPLPELAKVVHEHDKLLFVDAVSAMGGADIKFDKWGIDIVFASSQKAFGVPPGLAVAAVSERVFEIAEKMPERGWYFDLPLYKRFNEKKKGTPSTPPLPQIFGLNVVLRIIEKIGGKKEWLDMYRKRSETIREGVKEMGLGILAEEGYESPTITAVVVPEGMKGVDVYNAMRERGFELAKGYGSVAEKTFRIGNMGYMTFEDIEDMLANLREVIEKLKA, encoded by the coding sequence ATGGAATTAAAGTTCAACATGACGCATGAAGAGGCATACAGGGAGGTTTACGAGCTCGTCAAGCCGAAGTACAGGCTCTTCACTGCCGGTCCGGTCGCCTGTTTCCCGGAGGTTCTAGCTATAATGTCGGTGCAGATGTTCAGCCACCGCTCGGCCGAAGCGAAGGAAGTTCACGTTGACACCCTTAACAGGCTCAAGGCTTTTCTTGAGGCTGACAACGGGGAAATAATCCTCTTCCCGAGCTCCGGAACCGGCTTCATGGAGGCTGCGGTTAGAAACACCGCGCCGAGGGGAGAAAAGGTTCTGGTCACCGTCATTGGAGCATTTGGAAAGCGCTTCGCCGAGGTTGTCGAGGCCAACGGCAGAGAAGCCGTCATCTTGAGTAAGGAGCCTGGATACGCAATCAAGCCGGAGGAACTCGACGAGGCCCTGAGAAAGAACCCCGACGTCGCTGCGGTTACGATAACCTACAACGAGACCTCGACCGGCGTTCTCAACCCGCTCCCGGAGCTGGCGAAGGTCGTCCACGAACACGACAAGCTCCTCTTCGTCGATGCTGTCTCGGCCATGGGTGGTGCCGACATCAAATTTGACAAGTGGGGGATTGACATAGTCTTCGCGAGCAGTCAGAAAGCCTTCGGCGTCCCGCCTGGGCTGGCAGTTGCGGCGGTCAGCGAGCGTGTCTTTGAGATAGCCGAAAAGATGCCGGAGCGCGGCTGGTACTTTGACCTGCCGCTCTACAAAAGGTTCAACGAAAAGAAGAAGGGAACGCCCTCAACCCCACCGCTCCCGCAGATATTCGGCCTCAACGTTGTTCTTAGAATAATCGAGAAGATTGGCGGAAAGAAGGAATGGCTCGACATGTACAGGAAGAGGAGCGAGACCATCCGCGAAGGCGTCAAGGAGATGGGCCTTGGAATTCTGGCTGAGGAGGGCTACGAGAGCCCGACCATCACAGCAGTCGTCGTCCCTGAGGGAATGAAGGGCGTCGACGTCTACAACGCAATGCGCGAGCGCGGCTTCGAGCTGGCCAAGGGCTACGGAAGCGTGGCAGAGAAGACCTTCCGCATAGGCAACATGGGTTACATGACCTTCGAGGACATCGAGGACATGCTCGCCAACCTCCGCGAGGTCATAGAAAAACTTAAGGCTTGA
- a CDS encoding MFS transporter, giving the protein MEFKRLAGILLLILSAFTGTMAFRLATPAVAFYTRDILKASMFSVSIVSTSFVLARAFSSVSGGLMLERGKRLLYLGALAMMFNALAVQLYPLTSNWLQVAGIKLLNGFLNGLSWPMAQFVIAVTTPKGIRARVTAVYFFFGSVAALLGNYVYAYTVNLGLSGQMWISSAFFMLTGLIMLAAYYLLRAWVTPRRKKDSDTEKLVLDPKGVLLIAALMAVIVAFTSGEITYVYVSEALGIGRAATARLIGWAGFLASLMSYGVSWLADVGSERRTVMLTSILAAISPLLAAVKSAPTVFLGIFLALFAFQSFRPISRKILAGYHRSSLAIGGVNGVQNISTFFGGILFGLSYSLGEVHWLFTVNLAFLTFMPVSIILLWKGIGLRMRG; this is encoded by the coding sequence ATGGAATTCAAACGCCTCGCTGGAATCCTGCTCCTGATCCTCTCTGCCTTCACCGGAACGATGGCCTTCCGCCTCGCCACACCCGCGGTGGCATTCTACACGCGTGACATCCTGAAGGCGTCGATGTTCTCGGTCTCGATAGTTTCCACCTCATTCGTCCTTGCCAGGGCGTTCTCATCTGTCTCCGGGGGCTTGATGCTTGAGCGAGGAAAGCGGCTTCTCTACCTGGGGGCGCTGGCCATGATGTTCAACGCCCTCGCCGTTCAGCTTTATCCCCTAACATCAAACTGGCTTCAGGTTGCCGGAATAAAACTCCTCAACGGCTTTCTGAACGGTCTTAGCTGGCCGATGGCACAGTTTGTCATAGCGGTTACGACGCCGAAGGGAATCAGAGCCAGGGTCACTGCGGTTTACTTCTTCTTTGGAAGCGTTGCAGCCCTGCTGGGCAACTACGTCTACGCATACACGGTGAACCTTGGCCTATCCGGTCAGATGTGGATCTCCTCAGCGTTCTTCATGCTCACAGGTTTGATAATGCTGGCCGCCTACTACCTGCTTCGTGCCTGGGTAACACCGAGGAGGAAAAAGGACTCGGACACTGAGAAACTGGTCCTTGATCCCAAGGGCGTTCTGCTCATAGCTGCCCTCATGGCGGTCATCGTTGCATTCACCTCCGGAGAGATAACCTACGTCTACGTATCCGAGGCTCTGGGGATTGGTAGGGCCGCCACCGCAAGGCTCATAGGTTGGGCGGGATTTTTGGCCTCTCTGATGAGCTACGGTGTCTCTTGGCTGGCTGACGTTGGCAGTGAGAGACGGACAGTTATGCTCACGTCAATTCTTGCGGCGATTTCTCCCCTTCTGGCCGCGGTTAAAAGTGCTCCCACGGTTTTTCTTGGCATATTCCTTGCCCTCTTCGCCTTCCAGAGCTTCCGCCCGATTTCTAGGAAGATCCTGGCCGGCTACCACCGCTCTTCCCTTGCCATAGGGGGGGTAAACGGGGTTCAGAACATTTCAACCTTCTTTGGAGGTATTCTCTTTGGCCTCTCTTATTCCCTTGGGGAGGTTCATTGGCTGTTTACCGTCAATTTGGCTTTTCTGACCTTCATGCCGGTCTCCATCATCCTCCTGTGGAAGGGTATTGGACTTAGAATGCGTGGTTAG
- a CDS encoding 50S ribosomal protein L16, with protein sequence MGLRPAKIDRDVDKPAYTRRKYIRGAPGPKITIFDMGNLSAEFEYEVSLHAEQAMQIRQNALEAVRVQVNRYLQKNVGRSNYHYKIRVYPFQVLRENPMATGRKADRYGNGMRRPFGKPIGLAARVKKDQKILTVWVNEPHLKFAIDAMRRAGMKFSYSSYYRIYDKDGNDVTSKILSTMKR encoded by the coding sequence ATGGGACTTAGACCAGCCAAGATCGATAGGGACGTTGATAAACCCGCTTACACGAGAAGGAAATATATAAGGGGTGCCCCTGGCCCGAAGATAACCATATTCGACATGGGGAACCTTTCAGCCGAGTTTGAGTATGAGGTCAGCCTTCATGCCGAGCAGGCAATGCAGATAAGGCAGAACGCGCTTGAGGCTGTTCGTGTACAGGTTAACAGGTACCTCCAGAAGAACGTTGGAAGGAGCAACTACCACTACAAGATAAGGGTTTACCCCTTCCAGGTTCTCCGTGAGAATCCAATGGCCACTGGGAGAAAGGCTGATCGTTACGGAAACGGTATGAGGAGGCCCTTTGGAAAGCCGATAGGTCTCGCCGCCCGCGTCAAGAAGGACCAGAAGATACTCACGGTGTGGGTCAACGAACCGCACCTCAAGTTTGCCATCGACGCGATGCGCAGGGCGGGCATGAAGTTCTCGTACTCCAGCTACTACCGCATCTACGATAAGGACGGCAACGACGTAACCAGTAAGATTCTCTCCACGATGAAGCGCTGA